One part of the Larus michahellis chromosome 22, bLarMic1.1, whole genome shotgun sequence genome encodes these proteins:
- the WNT1 gene encoding proto-oncogene Wnt-1 — protein MRAAALGLALRALWALALSSLSNTLAVNNSGRWWGIINVASSTNLLTDSKNVQLVLDPSLQLLSRKQRKLIRQNPGILHSVSSGLQTAIKECKWQFRNRRWNCPTSQGPNIFGKIVNRGCRETAFIFAITSAGVTHSVARSCSEGSIESCTCDYRRRGPGGPDWHWGGCSDNIDFGRLFGREFVDSSEKGRDLRFLMNLHNNEAGRMTVFSEMRQECKCHGMSGSCTVRTCWMRLPTFRAVGDVLKDRFDGASRVIYGNKGSNRASRVELHHLEPENPAHKPPSPHDLVYFEKSPNFCTYSGKTGTAGTAGRFCNSSSPGLDGCELLCCGRGYRTRTQRVTERCNCTFHWCCHVSCLNCTNTQVLHECL, from the exons ATGCGAGCCGCCGCGCTGGGGCTGGCGCTCCGGGCGCTCTGGGCTCTggccctctcctccctctccaacACGCTGGCGGTGAACAACAGCGGACGGTGGTG GGGCATCATCAACGTGGCCTCGTCCACCAACCTGCTGACGGACTCCAAGAACGTGCAGCTGGTGCTGGACCCCAGCCTGCAGCTGCTGAGCCGCAAGCAGCGCAAGCTGATCCGCCAGAACCCCGGCATCCTGCACAGCGTCAGCTCCGGCCTCCAGACTGCCATCAAGGAGTGCAAGTGGCAGTTCCGCAACCGCCGCTGGAACTGTCCCACCTCCCAGGGCCCCAACATCTTCGGCAAAATCGTCAACCGGG GCTGCCGGGAGACGGCGTTCATCTTCGCCATCACCAGCGCTGGTGTGACGCACTCGGTGGCCCGGTCCTGCTCCGAGGGCTCCATCGAGTCCTGCACCTGTGACTACCGGCGCCGCGGTCCCGGGGGGCCCGACTGGCATTGGGGGGGCTGCAGCGACAACATCGACTTCGGGCGCCTCTTCGGGAGGGAGTTTGTGGACTCCAGCGAGAAGGGCCGTGACCTGCGCTTCCTCATGAACCTGCACAACAACGAAGCCGGGCGCATG ACGGTCTTCTCAGAGATGCGCCAGGAGTGCAAGTGCCACGGCATGTCGGGCTCCTGCACCGTCCGCACGTGCTGGATGCGGCTGCCCACCTTCCGCGCCGTGGGTGACGTCCTGAAGGACCGCTTCGACGGCGCCTCCCGCGTCATCTACGGCAACAAGGGCAGCAACCGGGCGTCGCGGGTGGAGCTGCATCACCTGGAGCCGGAGAACCCGGCCCACAAACCCCCCTCGCCCCACGACCTTGTCTACTTCGAGAAGTCGCCCAATTTCTGCACCTACAGCGGGAAGACGGGGACGGCGGGCACAGCCGGGCGCTTCTGCAACAGCTCCTCGCCGGGGCTGGATGGGTGCGAGCTGCTGTGCTGTGGGCGCGGGTACCGCACGCGCACCCAGCGCGTCACCGAGCGCTGCAACTGCACCTTCCACTGGTGCTGCCATGTCAGCTGCCTGAACTGCACCAACACGCAGGTGCTGCATGAGTGCCTGTGA
- the ARF3 gene encoding ADP-ribosylation factor 3 has protein sequence MGNIFGNLLKSLIGKKEMRILMVGLDAAGKTTILYKLKLGEIVTTIPTIGFNVETVEYKNISFTVWDVGGQDKIRPLWRHYFQNTQGLIFVVDSNDRERVNEAREELMRMLAEDELRDAVLLVFANKQDLPNAMNAAEITDKLGLHSLRHRNWYIQATCATSGDGLYEGLDWLANQLKNKK, from the exons ATGGGCAACATCTTTGGGAACCTGCTGAAGAGCCTGATCGGGAAGAAGGAGATGCGGATCCTGATGGTGGGGCTGGATGCTGCCGGCAAGACCACCATCCTCTACAAGCTGAAGCTGGGGGAGATCGTCACCACCATCCCCACCATAG GGTTCAACGTGGAGACGGTGGAGTACAAGAACATCAGCTTCACCGTGTGGGACGTGGGTGGGCAGGACAAGATCCGGCCCCTCTGGCGGCATTACTTCCAAAACACCCAGG ggctgatCTTTGTGGTGGACAGCAACGACCGGGAGCGGGTGAACGAGGCGCGGGAGGAGCTCATGCGAATGCTGGCAGAGGACGAGCTGCGAGACGCCGTCCTCCTCGTTTTCGCCAACAAGCAg GACCTGCCCAATGCCATGAACGCGGCGGAGATCACGGACAAGCTGGGGCTGCACTCCCTGCGCCACCGTAACTGGTACATCCAGGCCACCTGTGCCACCAGCGGGGACGGGCTCTACGAGGGCCTCGACTGGCTCGCCAACCAGCTCAAGAACAAGAAGTGA
- the FKBP11 gene encoding peptidyl-prolyl cis-trans isomerase FKBP11, translated as MPPPAALLLLALLLLPPPPPARAAESETESGDRGLRLETLVPPPEGCTELSAPGDTVHIHYTGSLEDGRIIDTSLSRDPLQVELGKRQVIPGLEQSLLDMCVGEKRRAIIPPHLAYGKRGSPPTIPGDAVLRFEVELVALSRAGYWQKVVNEVLPLLCLGLVPALLGLIGYHLYRKASSPKLSKKKLKEEKRNKAKKK; from the exons atgccgccccccgccgcgctgctgctgttggcgctgctgctgctgccgccgccgccgcccgcccgcgccgccgagAGCGAAACCGAAAGCGGCGACCGGGGACTGCGGTTGGAGACGCTC GTGCCTCCCCCCGAGGGCTGCACGGAGCTGTCGGCGCCGGGGGACACGGTGCACATCCACTACAcg GGCAGCCTGGAGGATGGCCGCATCATCGACACTTCGCTGAGCCGGGACCCGCTCCAGGTGGAGCTGGGCAAGCGCCAAGTCATCCCCG GCCTGGAACAGAGTCTGCTGGACATGTGTGTGGG GGAGAAGCGGAGAGCCATCATCCCCCCTCACCTGGCCTACGGCAAGCGGGGCTCCCCTCCCACCATCCCAG GTGACGCGGTGCTGCGGTTCGAGGTGGAGCTGGTGGCTTTGTCCCGGGCCGGTTACTGGCAGAAGGTGGTGAACGAGGTGCTGCCGCTtctgtgcctggggctggtgccGGCGCTGCTGGGGCTCATCGGGTACCACCTCTACCGCAAGGCCAGCAGCCCCAAGCTCTCcaagaagaagctgaaggaggagaagaggaacaaagccaaaaagaaataa